The window CAAATCTGGCCGTGTCGGACGGGGTAGGCCCAAATCAGGCGATCGTTCTTGCTCTCGCAGCGCGCATGTTAAGCCGGGTCAGCTCACACATAGCCAACATCGCATCGACAGTAGCCAGTCCCTTCGACAAGATCCGAGGGACGACCATTTCTCCGCTCATCGAAGAACGCCTGAAAGGATAGGGCGGCTTCCTAAGACAAATTGAAGAATGGCACGAACGTACTCAAGGATGGTCGAGCTCGGAACGACGGCGCCGCCCTTTCGGCTTGCGACGTGCAACCCTTCGGTCGATAAAGTCGACGCTGCGTATCGAAGCCTGAATGACTTCGTCGACGCACGTGCCGTCGTCATCATGTTCATCTGCAATCACTGTCCTTTCGTAAAGCATGTGCAACCCGAGCTGGTGAGGATAGCTCAAGACTATTCGACGATGGGCGTACAGTTCATCGCCATCAATTCAAATGACGCTGCGGCCTATCCGGCCGATTCGTTCGAGGCCATGACCGCGGACGCAGAGCGTCTCGGCTATCCTTTTCCGTATCTCTACGATGAGACGCAGGAGGTCGCTCTCGCGTACGGCGCGGAGGCCACTCCCGACTTCTTCGTATAT of the Rhodothermales bacterium genome contains:
- a CDS encoding thioredoxin family protein yields the protein MARTYSRMVELGTTAPPFRLATCNPSVDKVDAAYRSLNDFVDARAVVIMFICNHCPFVKHVQPELVRIAQDYSTMGVQFIAINSNDAAAYPADSFEAMTADAERLGYPFPYLYDETQEVALAYGAEATPDFFVYDSLRRLVYRGRLDSSRPGQGEPNGSDLRTALDELLATGLVGSEQHPSLGCNIKWRPAPAVR